In Saccharothrix syringae, the following are encoded in one genomic region:
- a CDS encoding tyrosine-type recombinase/integrase — protein sequence MIRPPASSGRSTENCLSLVDKNVTPHTLRHTSAMRLLHAGVDTTVIALWLGHETATTTNVYLHADVALKQKALDRTTPLGLAPGGYQPPDTLLAFLQNL from the coding sequence CTGATCCGGCCTCCAGCTTCGTCGGGGCGGTCCACCGAGAACTGCCTCAGCCTGGTCGACAAGAACGTCACTCCGCACACTCTGCGGCACACCTCCGCGATGCGCCTGCTGCACGCTGGAGTCGACACCACTGTCATCGCGCTCTGGCTCGGTCACGAGACCGCCACGACCACGAACGTCTACCTCCACGCCGACGTGGCACTCAAACAGAAAGCCCTCGACAGAACCACCCCGCTCGGCCTTGCACCCGGCGGCTACCAACCACCCGACACGCTCCTGGCCTTCCTCCAGAACCTCTGA